From the Paludibacterium paludis genome, one window contains:
- the rdgB gene encoding RdgB/HAM1 family non-canonical purine NTP pyrophosphatase has product MFDTLVLASNNAGKLKEFSALLAPLGIRVVPQGELGVPECPEPHITFLENALEKARHASRVTGLPALADDSGVCVEALGGAPGVYSARFAGEPKSDAANNALLIDKLAGESNRRAWYTCVLVLVRHAEDPQPLVAEGVWQGEIVDEPRGEGGFGYDPHFWLPVEGKTVAELPSERKNRMSHRGQAIDTLLARLKAMA; this is encoded by the coding sequence GTGTTCGATACGCTCGTACTGGCCAGCAACAATGCCGGCAAACTGAAGGAATTTTCCGCTCTTCTCGCCCCGCTGGGCATCCGTGTCGTGCCTCAGGGCGAATTGGGGGTGCCCGAGTGTCCCGAGCCGCATATCACCTTTCTGGAAAACGCCCTGGAAAAGGCGCGCCATGCGAGCCGGGTGACCGGGTTGCCGGCGCTGGCCGACGATTCGGGCGTTTGCGTTGAGGCGCTTGGCGGCGCGCCGGGTGTGTATTCCGCGCGGTTCGCCGGTGAACCCAAATCCGACGCCGCCAATAATGCGCTGCTGATCGACAAATTGGCCGGGGAGTCCAACCGCCGGGCCTGGTACACCTGCGTGCTGGTGCTGGTGCGTCATGCCGAGGATCCGCAACCCCTGGTGGCCGAGGGCGTCTGGCAGGGTGAAATCGTCGATGAGCCGCGCGGCGAGGGCGGTTTTGGCTACGACCCCCACTTCTGGTTGCCGGTCGAAGGCAAAACCGTCGCCGAGTTGCCCTCCGAACGGAAAAACCGCATGAGCCACCGCGGGCAGGCGATCGATACGCTGCTGGCGCGGCTGAAAGCCATGGCATGA
- a CDS encoding NAD(P)/FAD-dependent oxidoreductase, with the protein MVNTSSPQRIAVIGSGIAGLATAYFLSRRHAVTLFEAADYLGGHTHTVDVEVDGIPFAVDTGFLVFNERTYPNLIGLFNELGIPSHPSAMSFSVSLGRGRLEWSGRNLNSVFVQRGNLLSPRFWGMLADILRFNREAERNLRHVIAVPQNLGSLLDAGRYGAAFRDHYLLPMAAAIWSSPCRDILSFPAETFLRFCLNHGLLQLRHRPQWLTVPGGARRYVETIASGLADVRLSTPVLGVRRTDDGAHLRTPDGEEIFDGVIFATHAPQALALLDDADELERETLSAVRYQANEAVLHTDASLLPRREAAWAAWNFLSDDGDDSRAVGVSYLLNQLQPLPVATPVAVTLNPPRPPDPAKVLGRFHYEHPLLDAEAIAAQHALPRIQGRRACWFAGAWTGYGFHEDGLKSALHVVRAFGLAPAWARL; encoded by the coding sequence ATGGTGAACACCTCATCGCCACAACGCATCGCGGTCATAGGCAGCGGCATCGCCGGCCTCGCCACGGCCTATTTTCTTTCCAGGCGGCATGCGGTCACGCTGTTTGAAGCCGCGGACTACCTGGGTGGTCACACCCATACCGTCGATGTCGAGGTCGATGGCATCCCTTTCGCCGTGGACACCGGTTTTCTGGTGTTCAACGAACGTACCTACCCCAACCTGATCGGACTGTTCAACGAACTGGGGATCCCCAGTCATCCGAGCGCGATGTCATTCAGCGTCTCGCTCGGCCGGGGCCGGCTGGAGTGGTCGGGACGGAACCTGAACAGCGTTTTCGTTCAGCGCGGCAATCTGCTGTCGCCACGGTTCTGGGGCATGCTGGCCGACATTCTGCGCTTTAACCGCGAGGCGGAACGCAATCTGCGGCATGTCATTGCTGTGCCGCAGAACCTGGGGAGCTTGCTTGACGCCGGACGATACGGGGCGGCCTTTCGCGACCACTACCTGCTGCCCATGGCGGCGGCGATCTGGTCCAGCCCCTGCCGCGACATTCTGTCTTTTCCGGCGGAGACCTTTTTGCGGTTCTGCCTGAACCACGGCCTGCTGCAACTGCGCCACCGGCCGCAATGGCTCACCGTGCCGGGCGGCGCGCGGCGCTATGTCGAAACAATCGCGTCCGGCCTCGCCGATGTCCGGCTCTCCACCCCCGTGCTCGGCGTCCGCCGCACGGACGATGGCGCGCACCTGCGGACTCCCGATGGTGAAGAGATTTTCGATGGCGTCATTTTCGCCACTCACGCGCCTCAGGCGCTGGCCCTGCTCGACGATGCCGATGAGCTGGAGCGCGAGACACTGTCCGCGGTGCGTTATCAAGCCAACGAGGCGGTGCTGCACACCGACGCCTCTTTGCTTCCCCGACGCGAAGCCGCCTGGGCGGCCTGGAATTTCCTCTCGGACGATGGTGATGACAGCCGCGCGGTGGGTGTCAGTTATTTGCTCAACCAGTTGCAGCCGTTACCCGTCGCCACCCCGGTAGCCGTAACCCTGAATCCGCCGCGCCCGCCCGATCCGGCCAAAGTACTGGGCCGTTTCCATTATGAGCATCCCCTGCTCGACGCCGAGGCCATCGCCGCGCAACACGCGTTGCCCCGTATCCAGGGGCGCCGGGCGTGTTGGTTCGCCGGCGCCTGGACCGGCTATGGCTTCCATGAAGACGGGCTGAAGTCGGCCTTGCATGTGGTCCGGGCATTCGGACTCGCGCCCGCATGGGCGAGGTTATGA
- the dusA gene encoding tRNA dihydrouridine(20/20a) synthase DusA, whose translation MLDWTDRHYRYFARLITRHTWLYTEMVTTGALIHGDAARHLRFDDSEHPVALQLGGSEPSELAHCAKLAQSFGYDEVNLNVGCPSERVQKGAFGACLMAEADLVADCVKAMRDAVDIDVTVKHRIGIDAIEDYAFLAGFVETVAAAGCRTFIVHARNAILKGLSPKENREIPPLKYDYVYRLKAERPDLEILINGGVKTSDDIEAHLRHVDGVMVGREAYHNPWIMADWDARFYGTEPGDLTRRKVALAMLPYIERNLAEGHKLRNIARHILGLFQGVPGARHWRRMLSDASCLEGADGRLVLKALEEIGR comes from the coding sequence ATGCTGGACTGGACGGATCGGCACTACCGCTATTTTGCCCGGCTGATCACCCGCCACACCTGGCTCTACACCGAAATGGTGACGACCGGCGCCCTGATCCATGGCGATGCCGCGCGGCATCTGCGTTTCGATGACAGCGAACATCCGGTCGCGCTGCAACTGGGTGGGTCCGAACCGTCCGAGCTCGCGCATTGCGCGAAGCTCGCGCAATCATTCGGCTATGACGAAGTGAACCTGAATGTGGGGTGTCCATCCGAGCGTGTGCAGAAGGGCGCGTTCGGCGCCTGTTTGATGGCGGAGGCGGATCTTGTGGCCGACTGTGTCAAGGCGATGCGCGACGCCGTGGATATCGACGTGACGGTGAAGCATCGCATCGGGATCGACGCGATCGAGGACTATGCTTTTCTCGCCGGATTCGTCGAGACCGTGGCGGCGGCCGGCTGCCGCACCTTCATCGTGCATGCGCGCAATGCCATTCTCAAAGGCCTCTCGCCCAAGGAGAACCGCGAGATTCCGCCCCTCAAATACGACTACGTGTATCGCCTCAAGGCCGAGCGCCCGGATCTTGAGATCCTGATCAACGGCGGTGTGAAAACCTCCGATGACATCGAGGCGCATCTGCGCCATGTGGACGGCGTGATGGTCGGACGCGAGGCATACCACAATCCGTGGATCATGGCGGACTGGGACGCGCGTTTCTACGGCACGGAGCCCGGCGATCTGACCCGCCGCAAGGTCGCGCTGGCCATGTTGCCCTATATTGAGCGCAATCTGGCCGAGGGCCACAAGCTGCGCAACATCGCCCGCCATATCCTTGGTTTGTTCCAGGGCGTGCCGGGAGCCCGCCACTGGCGGCGCATGCTGTCGGACGCCTCGTGCCTGGAAGGCGCGGACGGACGTCTTGTCCTGAAGGCCCTTGAAGAAATCGGCCGGTGA
- the recG gene encoding ATP-dependent DNA helicase RecG, with protein MTSSRDLAGLPLEVPPATAKKFEKLGIRRRFDLVLHMPLRYEDETHLYPIGALPYGRPVLVEGDVIAQEVQFRPRRQLVVQLEDRSGTLVLRFLNFYPSQQKQLAKGQRIRALGEVKRGFFGDEMIHPKCRAVHEGEPLAGALTPVYPTVNGLAQPVLRRQIQNELKRQDLGETLPPGVRESLGLATFDEAVHTLHAPPPEFSLRQLEDPLLPAWQRLKFDELLAQQLSMRLAYRARRLGIAPVIRGTGELDRQLRASLPFSLTRAQEKVLAEIRADLANPHPMHRLLQGDVGSGKTIVAAASALTALEAGYQVALMAPTEILAEQHFLKLSAWLEPLGVTVVWLSGSMRKKARAEALASIASTPVLLAVGTHALFQEDVAFRQLGLAIVDEQHRFGVGQRLALKEKGREPHQLMMSATPIPRTLAMSFYADLDVSVIDELPPGRTPIVTKLINSSRRDEVIAYVDRTCAQGNQVYWVCPLIEESETLQLQTAVDTHVQLGEDLPERQIGLVHGRMKPDEKAAVMASFAANDTQVLVATTVIEVGVDVPNASLMVIEHAERMGLAQLHQLRGRVGRGAAKSQCVLMFDTPLSELAKARLKVIYENTDGFEIARQDLMIRGPGEFLGARQSGVPMLRFANLEEDIELLEKARELAPDMLARFPREADAHLDRWLAGREQFLKA; from the coding sequence ATGACCTCATCCCGCGATCTTGCCGGTCTTCCCCTCGAGGTGCCACCGGCCACGGCCAAAAAATTCGAGAAGCTCGGCATACGCCGGCGCTTCGACCTTGTTCTTCATATGCCATTGCGCTACGAAGACGAAACGCATCTGTATCCCATCGGCGCGCTGCCCTATGGTCGACCGGTGCTGGTCGAGGGGGACGTCATCGCCCAGGAGGTGCAGTTCCGTCCGCGCCGGCAACTGGTGGTGCAACTGGAGGACCGTTCGGGCACCCTGGTGCTGCGGTTTCTGAACTTTTATCCGAGCCAGCAAAAACAACTGGCCAAGGGCCAGCGCATCCGCGCGCTCGGAGAGGTGAAGCGGGGGTTTTTCGGCGACGAGATGATTCACCCCAAATGCCGCGCCGTGCATGAGGGCGAACCGCTCGCCGGCGCGCTGACGCCGGTTTACCCGACGGTCAACGGACTCGCCCAGCCGGTGCTGCGTCGCCAGATCCAGAATGAACTGAAACGCCAGGATCTGGGCGAGACCCTGCCGCCCGGCGTGCGCGAGTCGCTGGGACTGGCGACCTTCGACGAGGCCGTCCATACCCTGCACGCCCCGCCTCCCGAGTTTTCCCTGAGGCAGCTCGAGGATCCGCTGCTGCCCGCCTGGCAGCGCCTCAAATTCGACGAACTGCTGGCCCAGCAACTGTCGATGCGACTTGCGTACCGCGCGCGGCGCCTTGGCATCGCGCCGGTGATCCGCGGCACCGGCGAGCTTGACCGGCAACTGCGCGCGAGTCTTCCCTTTTCGCTGACCCGCGCCCAGGAAAAGGTGCTGGCTGAAATCCGCGCGGATCTGGCGAACCCCCATCCGATGCACCGGCTCCTGCAGGGCGATGTGGGCAGCGGCAAGACCATCGTGGCGGCGGCGAGCGCATTGACCGCCCTGGAGGCCGGCTACCAGGTGGCGCTGATGGCGCCCACCGAGATTCTGGCCGAGCAGCATTTTCTGAAATTGTCCGCGTGGCTTGAGCCGCTTGGCGTGACGGTCGTCTGGCTCTCCGGCTCCATGCGCAAGAAAGCGCGTGCCGAGGCGCTGGCCTCGATCGCCTCGACGCCGGTCCTTCTCGCTGTGGGAACCCATGCGCTATTCCAGGAGGATGTGGCGTTCCGCCAATTGGGACTCGCCATCGTCGACGAGCAGCATCGCTTCGGTGTCGGGCAGAGGCTGGCGCTCAAGGAAAAAGGCCGGGAGCCGCACCAGCTGATGATGTCGGCCACGCCGATTCCGCGTACCCTCGCGATGAGTTTCTATGCCGATCTCGATGTGTCGGTGATCGACGAATTGCCCCCGGGACGAACCCCCATCGTCACCAAGCTGATAAACAGCAGCCGGCGCGACGAAGTGATCGCCTATGTCGACCGGACCTGCGCGCAAGGCAATCAGGTGTATTGGGTGTGCCCGCTCATCGAAGAATCCGAGACGCTGCAACTGCAGACCGCCGTGGATACGCATGTCCAGCTCGGCGAGGATTTGCCGGAGCGGCAAATCGGTCTTGTGCACGGCCGGATGAAGCCCGATGAAAAGGCCGCCGTGATGGCTTCCTTCGCGGCGAACGACACCCAGGTGCTGGTGGCGACCACCGTGATCGAGGTGGGGGTGGACGTGCCCAATGCCAGCCTGATGGTCATCGAACACGCCGAACGCATGGGCCTTGCCCAGCTGCACCAGCTGCGCGGGCGAGTGGGGCGGGGCGCGGCCAAAAGCCAGTGCGTGCTGATGTTCGACACTCCGTTGTCCGAGCTGGCCAAGGCGCGCCTGAAAGTGATTTATGAAAACACCGACGGTTTTGAGATCGCCCGCCAGGATCTGATGATCCGCGGTCCCGGCGAATTCCTTGGCGCGCGTCAGAGCGGGGTGCCGATGCTGCGCTTCGCCAATCTCGAAGAAGACATCGAGCTGTTGGAAAAGGCGCGCGAGCTCGCCCCCGATATGCTGGCGCGTTTTCCGCGTGAGGCGGACGCGCATCTGGACCGCTGGTTGGCCGGGCGGGAGCAGTTTCTCAAGGCCTGA
- a CDS encoding ABC transporter substrate-binding protein: MKRVIMGVVSALWLCLAQAAPSDVLHIYNWSGSLSDDIVKRFEAECQCKVVQDFYGDNEEMLAKLAAGATGYDMVFPSSFVIQAMIKQKLLLPLDKSKLPNIANMDPAFMKQGWDPQNTYAIPTVLSLTSVGYNTEKLKALNIDPGSWSVVFDPKVLARLKGRVTVLDSSREVFAAALMYLGKDPNKATEADYRQAQQVIKTAKPYWAAFSNASYLKELAVGDIWVSLGYSTEFFQANEDARHARRAFAVANVPQKEGNELGIDTMAILSRAKRPDLALRFMNFMMDGKNAAQLTNLNGATNPVRSARPYFRKDLKTHPVISPDPVSVRKWTVLRELTPAERRLLTRLWTEVKVAR, from the coding sequence ATGAAACGGGTGATCATGGGCGTGGTTTCGGCTCTGTGGCTGTGTCTTGCGCAGGCGGCCCCCTCGGATGTCCTGCACATCTATAACTGGAGCGGATCCCTGTCCGACGACATCGTCAAGCGTTTCGAGGCGGAGTGCCAGTGCAAGGTCGTCCAGGATTTTTATGGCGACAACGAAGAAATGCTGGCCAAGCTGGCCGCGGGCGCGACCGGTTACGATATGGTGTTTCCCTCCAGCTTCGTTATCCAGGCGATGATCAAGCAGAAATTGCTGCTGCCGCTCGACAAGTCGAAGTTGCCCAATATCGCCAATATGGATCCCGCTTTCATGAAACAAGGTTGGGACCCCCAGAATACCTACGCTATTCCGACCGTCTTGTCGCTGACTTCGGTGGGCTACAACACCGAGAAGCTCAAGGCATTGAATATCGATCCGGGCAGCTGGTCGGTGGTTTTCGATCCGAAAGTCCTCGCGCGCCTGAAAGGCCGCGTGACGGTGCTCGACAGCTCGCGCGAAGTGTTCGCGGCGGCGCTGATGTACCTGGGCAAGGACCCGAACAAGGCGACCGAGGCGGACTACCGTCAGGCCCAGCAGGTCATCAAGACGGCCAAACCCTATTGGGCGGCCTTTTCCAACGCGAGCTACCTGAAAGAGCTCGCGGTCGGCGACATCTGGGTGTCGCTCGGCTATTCGACGGAGTTCTTCCAGGCGAACGAGGATGCCCGCCACGCGCGCCGCGCTTTCGCGGTGGCCAATGTGCCCCAGAAAGAGGGCAATGAACTGGGCATCGACACCATGGCGATCCTCTCGCGCGCCAAGCGCCCGGATCTGGCTCTGCGGTTCATGAACTTCATGATGGACGGCAAGAACGCCGCCCAGTTGACCAACCTGAACGGAGCGACCAACCCGGTGCGCAGCGCGCGTCCCTATTTCCGCAAGGATCTGAAAACCCATCCGGTGATCAGTCCCGATCCGGTCTCGGTCCGCAAGTGGACCGTGCTGCGCGAGCTGACCCCGGCGGAGCGGCGCCTGCTCACGCGCCTGTGGACCGAAGTCAAGGTTGCCCGCTAA
- a CDS encoding DUF2147 domain-containing protein: MKHAWKTAGAAVILGLMSQIALADSAAGVWKNIDDETHQAKALIQISEAGGGELSGKIIKLLHKPDAVCDKCEGDLKDKPVNGMTILWGLKKDGESAWSGGKILDPKSGKVYSAKMKLIDGGKKLEVRGFLGVSLLGRSQVWERQ, encoded by the coding sequence ATGAAACACGCATGGAAAACCGCGGGCGCCGCGGTCATCCTGGGCCTGATGTCCCAGATCGCCCTGGCCGACTCGGCCGCCGGGGTCTGGAAGAACATCGATGACGAAACCCACCAGGCCAAGGCGCTGATCCAGATCAGCGAAGCGGGCGGCGGCGAGTTGTCCGGCAAGATCATCAAACTCCTGCACAAGCCCGACGCGGTCTGCGACAAGTGCGAAGGCGACCTGAAAGACAAGCCGGTCAACGGCATGACCATCCTGTGGGGCCTGAAGAAAGACGGCGAGAGCGCCTGGAGCGGCGGCAAGATCCTCGATCCGAAATCCGGCAAGGTCTACAGCGCCAAGATGAAACTGATCGATGGCGGCAAGAAGCTGGAAGTGCGCGGTTTCCTGGGGGTTTCCCTGCTCGGCCGCTCCCAGGTCTGGGAACGTCAGTAA
- a CDS encoding TetR/AcrR family transcriptional regulator, with amino-acid sequence MGIFGRLSFKDQTFKLREQAVLEATTRMLASKGFDLMTMDDVANEAGVSKPSLYKHFKSKEELATEVMIRLLDDALDYLTGQDPALGPIDRLRDLLAWALRVRLDGGLPFLPSTSPQVRGMLTRNLRYLSRAIKLHKTLQRIVEQAKQQGELNADMPTDVILYSYYSRTCDPAVEYLRVYGKYADEDIIRHMLKVSFDGLSAGSRDG; translated from the coding sequence ATGGGTATTTTTGGCCGGCTGAGCTTCAAGGATCAGACATTCAAGCTGCGCGAACAGGCTGTCCTGGAAGCCACCACACGGATGCTGGCGAGCAAGGGCTTCGATTTGATGACCATGGACGACGTGGCGAACGAAGCGGGGGTTTCCAAACCCAGTCTGTACAAGCATTTCAAATCCAAAGAGGAATTGGCGACCGAGGTGATGATCCGCTTGCTGGATGACGCTCTGGATTATTTGACGGGGCAGGATCCGGCGCTCGGTCCGATCGACCGCCTGCGCGACCTGTTGGCGTGGGCGTTGCGGGTCCGTCTTGACGGGGGCTTGCCGTTTCTGCCCTCGACCAGCCCGCAGGTGAGAGGCATGCTGACCCGCAACCTGCGCTACCTCAGCCGCGCGATAAAGCTGCACAAAACATTGCAGCGCATTGTCGAGCAGGCGAAACAGCAAGGCGAACTGAACGCCGACATGCCGACGGATGTGATTCTCTACAGCTACTATTCCCGGACTTGCGATCCCGCGGTCGAGTACCTGCGGGTGTATGGCAAATATGCAGATGAAGACATCATCCGGCATATGCTGAAAGTCAGTTTCGACGGTTTGTCCGCCGGATCCCGCGACGGGTGA
- a CDS encoding DUF1365 domain-containing protein, whose amino-acid sequence MGEVMTMISAYLLTGHVMHHRLRPIANRFVYPVFCLRLNVSALADMRGLWFGVDCWRPLSLRTRDYGPRDGSPLLPWIHAQLTEAGLCADGDIWLQTFPRVFGYVFNPVSFWHCHDAAGRLIAVLAEVNNTFGERHCYLLSRTDGGPIMASCQLICRKRLHVSPFCKVEGHYRFRFTEQVNRSLTRIDYHDAAGVLLRTSISGRLRALTSKTAATALLRQPLLTMGVVARIHWQALKLWLQRVPFFRKPYPPATALSRGQELKP is encoded by the coding sequence ATGGGCGAGGTTATGACAATGATCTCGGCATATCTCTTGACGGGCCACGTCATGCACCATCGTTTGCGGCCAATCGCCAACCGTTTCGTCTACCCGGTGTTCTGCTTGCGTCTGAACGTCTCCGCGCTGGCGGACATGCGCGGCCTGTGGTTTGGCGTGGACTGCTGGCGGCCGTTGTCGCTGCGCACGCGCGACTACGGCCCGCGCGACGGCTCACCGCTGTTGCCATGGATACACGCGCAACTGACCGAAGCCGGCCTGTGCGCAGATGGTGACATCTGGCTGCAAACCTTTCCGCGCGTGTTCGGCTATGTGTTCAATCCGGTCAGCTTCTGGCATTGCCACGACGCGGCGGGGCGGTTGATCGCCGTACTGGCAGAAGTGAACAACACATTTGGCGAAAGGCATTGCTATCTCCTCAGCCGGACGGACGGCGGACCGATCATGGCCTCCTGCCAGCTCATCTGCCGCAAACGGCTGCACGTTTCTCCTTTTTGCAAAGTGGAAGGACACTATCGATTCCGTTTTACCGAACAGGTCAACCGCTCGCTGACCCGCATCGATTATCACGACGCGGCCGGCGTCTTGCTGCGCACCTCGATATCGGGCCGATTGCGTGCCCTGACGTCGAAGACCGCGGCCACGGCCTTGCTGCGCCAGCCCCTGCTGACGATGGGTGTTGTCGCCCGCATCCACTGGCAGGCACTCAAACTTTGGCTACAACGCGTGCCCTTCTTCCGCAAACCGTATCCCCCCGCCACGGCGCTCAGCCGCGGCCAGGAGCTGAAACCATGA
- the hemW gene encoding radical SAM family heme chaperone HemW, with the protein MSQVAGIAMPGALREPPPLSLYIHFPWCVRKCPYCDFNSHEARNGFDENGYVEALLADLDSALPAIWGRPVRTVFMGGGTPSLFSAGAMDRLLAGVRARVRLDPDAEITLEANPGTFEYEKFKGYREAGINRLSIGIQSFDGRKLKALGRIHDENEACRAVEIALTHFERVNLDIMYALPDQTLDEALADIRRAVGFGVPHVSAYHLTLEPNTLFYRHTPEGLPDEEVAADMQEAIEAELAGAGFLHYETSAFARPGFECRHNLNYWQFGDYLGIGAGAHGKISSHTGIVREMRYKQPAAWLKAVGEGAPVQSSRKVRRDELPFEFMMNLLRLTDGFENRLFHERTGRPLASIARELESAAKQGLIDIGADRMAPTLKGQRFLNDLLTLFLRDDSE; encoded by the coding sequence ATGAGCCAGGTGGCCGGCATCGCCATGCCGGGGGCGCTCAGAGAGCCGCCGCCGCTGTCGCTCTATATCCATTTCCCCTGGTGTGTGCGCAAGTGTCCGTATTGCGACTTCAATTCGCACGAAGCGAGGAACGGTTTTGACGAGAACGGGTATGTAGAGGCCTTGCTCGCCGATCTGGACAGCGCCTTGCCCGCCATCTGGGGACGTCCGGTGCGTACCGTGTTCATGGGTGGCGGGACGCCCAGCCTGTTTTCCGCGGGGGCGATGGACCGGTTGCTCGCCGGCGTGCGCGCCAGGGTGCGTCTCGATCCGGATGCGGAGATCACCCTGGAAGCCAATCCGGGAACCTTCGAGTACGAGAAATTCAAAGGTTACCGCGAAGCCGGCATCAACCGGCTGTCGATCGGCATCCAGAGTTTCGACGGCCGCAAACTCAAGGCGCTCGGTCGCATCCACGATGAAAACGAGGCATGCCGGGCGGTGGAGATCGCCTTGACCCACTTCGAACGGGTCAACCTGGATATCATGTACGCGCTCCCCGATCAGACCCTCGACGAAGCGCTGGCCGACATCCGCCGCGCCGTCGGGTTCGGGGTGCCGCATGTGTCCGCCTACCATTTGACGCTGGAGCCGAACACCCTGTTCTACCGCCATACCCCCGAAGGCCTGCCCGACGAGGAGGTGGCGGCGGATATGCAGGAAGCCATCGAAGCCGAACTGGCCGGCGCGGGTTTTCTCCATTACGAAACCTCGGCGTTCGCGCGCCCGGGGTTCGAGTGCCGGCATAACCTCAATTACTGGCAATTCGGCGACTATCTGGGCATCGGCGCCGGCGCGCATGGCAAGATCAGCAGCCACACCGGCATTGTTCGGGAGATGCGCTACAAGCAGCCCGCCGCCTGGCTCAAGGCGGTCGGGGAGGGTGCGCCCGTGCAGTCTTCGCGCAAAGTGCGGCGCGACGAGCTGCCGTTCGAGTTCATGATGAATCTTTTGCGGTTGACGGACGGCTTCGAGAACCGGCTGTTTCATGAGCGAACCGGACGGCCGCTCGCATCGATCGCGCGCGAACTGGAGAGCGCCGCCAAACAAGGGCTCATTGACATCGGCGCGGACCGGATGGCCCCCACGCTGAAGGGCCAGCGGTTCCTGAACGATTTGCTGACTCTTTTTCTACGGGATGACTCGGAGTGA